The Horticoccus luteus DNA window CTCAGGCGGGTGTCGATAGAATCAAGGGTAATGAAATGCTGGGCCAGCAACTCGCCAGGCTTGGTGCTCGTCGTGCGATTGAATCGAAAGACAGGGAGGAGAAATGTCGCACAGAGCTTCGCGTGTCCCCATGAGGGATCGCGGAGCATTGGTTCCAAGGTATGTGCAAGGCCATGAATCAACCCGACGCTCGAGCGCGCTTGTCCCGCGGCGGCAAGCGCGCTGACGTGAAACCATTCGGGGTGGTGAGCGAGGGGTAATACGAGGAGGCGCCGAAGCAAATCGGCGAGGTCTTGCCGCAGTTCTTGCGAAGCAAGAGGGGAAAGAAAGCCCTCGAGCGCGTGGGCCCAAGTGTCTCCGCAAGCGGCGAAAATTCTATCGCCGGGTAGACTGACGGCAAGTTCAGGATGTTCGATGATAAGATCGGGCCGCAGCCGAGAATTGAGGTAAATGCGCTTATGATTCGCCTCGTTCACCACTGCAATCGGCGACGCTTCGGCGCCGCTGCCCCAGATCGTGGGCAGCGCAGCCAGTTTCCCCGCCGGGTAGGTCTGACGAAACAGCTTAGCCTCGTCGATCATGGTGCCGCCGCCGGCCACAACGAGCCAGCCGCCCTCTTGCAAAAATGCCGGCCGGTCGATTAACGGCCATAGTCGCTGATCGGCCAGCTTGCCGCGAACGGACGGGGTTGCCCAGAGTGCCGCCGCCGCACCGATCGAAGATCGAGCTTCCGCGAGCGTGCAACGCGGAGGAAGTTCAATCATCGAACGCAATACCCTTAGAGCTAAGGATGGTCATGACGTGCTGCACGCCGGTGATGCTGTTAGCCTCGTCCGGGCTGAAATGGTAACCGAAAATTTGCTGCACACCGACAGCCAGAGCCACGACACCCAATGAGTCCCACGTCTCCACCTCGTCACGCCGCAAATCGAAACGAAATTCGTCAGGCGAAAGGAGAAAGACATCTTGGATCAAGGCGCGGAGTTTTTCGCGATTGGACATGTGATTAGGCTAATTGCCGCCAGACGACGGCTTTTCCGGCCAAATCCGTCAAGGCTCTGATATCCGTTTTCCCATTCGGCAACAGCGGCAGGGCAGAGAGCGTCTCAATGCGCAATGGCCAATGGGCTCGCGGGTG harbors:
- a CDS encoding iron-containing alcohol dehydrogenase yields the protein MIELPPRCTLAEARSSIGAAAALWATPSVRGKLADQRLWPLIDRPAFLQEGGWLVVAGGGTMIDEAKLFRQTYPAGKLAALPTIWGSGAEASPIAVVNEANHKRIYLNSRLRPDLIIEHPELAVSLPGDRIFAACGDTWAHALEGFLSPLASQELRQDLADLLRRLLVLPLAHHPEWFHVSALAAAGQARSSVGLIHGLAHTLEPMLRDPSWGHAKLCATFLLPVFRFNRTTSTKPGELLAQHFITLDSIDTRLREFFDPPAYATLLPFLADHWTSVIRDRCSRTNCSMVRPADREFFLEFTP
- a CDS encoding acyl carrier protein, which codes for MSNREKLRALIQDVFLLSPDEFRFDLRRDEVETWDSLGVVALAVGVQQIFGYHFSPDEANSITGVQHVMTILSSKGIAFDD